In Rutidosis leptorrhynchoides isolate AG116_Rl617_1_P2 chromosome 6, CSIRO_AGI_Rlap_v1, whole genome shotgun sequence, the DNA window AATGGTCTGCGACTACTTCGTGTAAAAACATGATGTACTCAATTAGTGCTTCTTTGATGTGGGTGTTATGGAGATATATGAATGAAGTAATTATCTCGGATGATCATTTGAAGAAAGAGGAGCTTTTTGATTTAATAAGAAGTTTTTCTTATAATTGGATAATAAGTAGATGTGAAGATCATATTTTTTGAAACAATTGGATGATTATGCCTATGTAAACAATTGGATGATTATGCCTATGTAATTGTTATTATGCTCCTTTATTTCTAGTTTCTTGTTACATGCCTAATAAAATTTGCGGTTTAAAAAAAAATCGAAGTTAATTAGTCATGTGTTTACCAACTCCGATCACTCAACTTTTTTTATCAATAAAAATAGTGGCAAACCTACACTTGTATGGTGCAAAGCTATCGCCACGTGTCCCATATAAAAATCCATCCATTTCTTTCACATTTTATAACCTCACTCACACTCATTCACTCACCCAAAAAGCACACAGTTCACACTGCTATCATCATCTATCTTTCTATACAAGAAATCAAAAATCAGCAGAAACAAACAATGGAGAACAACACTAAACCGACTGAAATCAGCAGCTCAAAAATGTTTGAAGGATTCAATAAAAGATACAAACATTATTCACCAATACTTGGTTGTTCAATGAACTTTCACATTTTTTTTCCTCCATCAACATCACCTTCCCAAAAGTTCCCTGTAATCTATCTTCACTctctactcatttgatttatctcgtttacatattttattgtttGATTTTAAGTAATTTGTGTTATGGATTGTTGTTTTGCTactttagggttagggttagggttaggattTGGGGGTTTTGCGTATTCATGTTGTATTATATCATTATTTGCTCTGTGTAGTTGTTTTTTGATGTGTATGGAAAAACAAGATTTGTATTCACTATGGCTATAGATATAGTGTGCCTAAGCCTTAAAGTTGTACTTATTTATTTTATGAGGTCCTTGTTAGTAGTTGTATACAGACCTAGCTATTTTTTGATGGTTACTAAATTGAAGGAATAAAAAATTTCATCTTGTTTCTTTATTCATTGGCTAACTAATCTGATGATTACTGGTTTTTGTTAAAATGTCCAACAACATTAAATAGTTAGTTGAGCATTTGAATTTTGTGCACAAATGCTTATTTTTTGGTGTCATGtttgattatatttttttttagtggGCTTCTTTTGTGTCGAGGTTAATGAAAAAATCAACATGAATCGGATAATTACGATTTATGATTTTGTGTTTAGATCTCAAAGCCAATGTAGCTGGCCAGCTTATCATAGAACTTGTTAAACAATTATATACATAGCTGGCAGTTTCGTTTTActttcaattaatattaatatttctttATTTCCTTGATAAACGAGTTATAATTCTTGTGTTTTTCTACGGATTAGGTACTTTACTGGCTCTCTGGTCTTACTTGCACCGATGAGAACTTCATAATAAAGTCTGGTGCGCAACGAGTTGCTTCAACTGAAGGCATTGCTTTGGTTGTTCCGGATACATCTCCACGTAAGttagtaataatatttttttttttcacgTATCTGGTTTTTGCATTTCTGTTCTCAGTTTTCGAAAAAGCTTAGTACTCCGAGCCCCGATGAAAAACGCTCAACTTGTGTCTTGTCATCTTGGGATGAACTTGAACACGTACATTATACTCATGGTGAAACCATGGAAGTCAGTGTTGTAAAACTCGGCCTAGTTCTTCCGTTTAGATCACCGGCCGAGTTCTCAGTGTCGAACTCGGTCAATGACCGAGTTATCCGGTCAATGATCGAGTTTCTTGGCTAACTCGGGGAGTTCTTGGTCAACTCGGTAATTCGACAACTCGGTTAAAAACTCGCAAATTGGTCAAAGTCTATTAGAATATATATTACTagaacatatatatacatttatattaaaaaactaaaagtcaacgtaagtcaacatcCGAGTTCTCCCTGAGTTGCCGACCCCGAGTTGCAGAGAACTCCCCAAAAATTTCCAACCGagttccgagttctccaaccttgatcGAAGACATAAATTTTAAATACTCATTAGTTCTGTTGGAGTTTGCACCTTATAGTTACTTCCATTCACTTTATTTACTACGGAAGATATATCTGTGCTTTATATAtcttttaattttatataaaagtAAGCCGTAATAGGCAGATAGTCACTTATTATGCTCATGCAAACCCAATTACTGAGTAATACTTTATGTGTTTGATATAGGAGGCCTGAATGTGGAGGGAGAAGCAGACAGTTATGATTTTGGTGTTGGTATGTTACACGAAATCGAAATTCAGAAACTGCATATGTTGGATTGACTACATTTTCTTTCCAATTACTATACACACAAACGAATAGTCAAGTTTGACAATTATATAATGTGTTTGTCACTCATTTTTTTTTTGTGTATTCAATTCAGGTGCTGGATTTTATCTCAATGCTACTGTAGAGAAGTGGAAAAACTGGCAGATGTACGATTATGTGGTCAACGAACTTCCGAAGCTTCTTAACGATAACTTCCCCGAACTCGATACATCAAGGGCATCCATAAGTGGTCACTCTATGGGTGGACATGGTGCACTTACAATCTATTTGAAAAACCTTGATAAGTACAAGGTATCCCACATTGTCGAATCAAACGAGTATTATTTAAATCCACTTTCTTACACAATTTTTTTTCATTGTAAAAATGTATCAAAATAATATACGGAGTTTGCTTATTAGCACTGTTGTGAAATTATTCCCAATTAATCCAAGATTACTCCTTTTTAAGATCAGACTGATCCGATTTTCCAAAATCCGTTCAATTAGTCGGTCAACTTCGGTTAATGTATCAAATTTGGATTTGTTGGTCAAAGTCAAAATCGGTCAACATTTTTCTATGAATTTAAAATGGGTGCTGATTCGTATACAACCCTTTTTTTGCCATCCACAACCAAATTAAGTATTTTGACTATTTTACCCCTCCTTCCCTTGAGAGGAAGGATGAGTAATTCAAGGGAAAGAAGGATAAAATAGTCAAAATATTTAATTTGGTTGTGTATGGAAAAAAAAGGTTGTGTACGGATCAACACCCAATTAAAGTAGAGTATGAGAGTTTTGAACAAACGAACGGTTATTTCATGTTTTTAGACAATAATGTTaaaagtttatgtttatgtttaacgGTTTCTTTATTTACacaaaaaaatttgaaaattttcatttaaatgtataaaaagtgcATACCAATTTATCCGCGAATAGCCGATTACTCCCTCTAAAGTCCCGACTGGGGTACTCCCCGAGTAACAAGTTTTGCAACCTTGCTTAttagtataatatttatatattcatatttacTTCAATTCTCTACTCAGATATTCTATTTTGTATTAATATTGTTTATAATATGTGCTTTTTGCAGTCGGTATCGGCATTTGCACCTATCGCGAATCCTATTAATTGTCCTTGGGGACAGAAGGCGTTCACAAACTATTTGGGTGATGATAAGACTGCTTGGGAGGTATGTTTGTAATCATATGTGTTACATTGCGTATAGAAAGTAACAATTGTTATTGCAATAACTCGTAAAATGTAGGAGTATGATGCTACTTGCCTGATATCTAAGTTCAATGACGTTGCAGCTACAATCTTGATTGATCAGGTAGATATTGTTGCAAAAAAGTTATATGTTGGCTTCATATTAAATTGGCCTTAGCCTAGTTAACTAAACAACCTCTGTAACTAAAAACCCGTTTATTCTTTAGTCTTTACACTATTAAGGGGGTGTTTGGCTTAGCGATTAGAAGATGATTATTTGATTATTACGTTTTTTAAATCGTAAATAATTAATAGCGTTTGGCAAATTTAACTTTTACATCAATTAATTGCGATTGAGAGACTCAAAACATGAAAATGTAAAGGAGGTCACCCCTTAATGCTGCAGCAAATCATGATTATTACTGCAACAAATCATAATTATTAGATTATCTGATTCTTTCCTTTTCCACCTATTTTTCTTCCTAATTGTGTGTTTATTTATCAAATAACTTGATTTACCAAACACTTACAAAACTGATTATTAGATTATTGCGTTATCAAACAgcataatcaaatccaaacaccATTATTATTGTATAGCGTGTTTTGCTACAACTGATTATTTGATTATAATTTTCTACAACGTATAATCAATATCAATTTTCAAAATGCTAATCCAAACACCCCCTAATCCAGCTAATTCCAAATGAAAAAATAAAAGTGCATATCTGACCAGCTATTCTgatttaataataaaattgattTGATTTGATGATTTTGTGCAGGGTGCTGATGACAAGTTCTTGCATGAAAATCAACTGTTGCCTAACAAATTTGATGAGGCATGCAGGAACGTTAAAGCTCCTCTGTTATTGCGCATGCAACCTGGCTATGATCACTCGTATTATTTCATATCCTCTTTCATTGATGATCACATCCGTCACCATGCTCAAGCTCTTAACCTGTAAGCGTTTAAAGCAGGACCCTTGATCTTCTTATGAACAATGTAGCTTTAAAAAACTCCAGAAACCTTGTTGGGTGCGAGTATTCATCTTGTTTTTCTTAATTAGATGAAAACGCATGGTTTAATTTTATGCATCAGAAAAGTGACCTGGGCCATGTTTATACTGTGGTTACAGAGTTCTGAACTACTCTGAtgttatatctatctatctatctatctatctaaaaGATACAAACTATTAGATGCAAGCTGTCTTAGAGATGGTGGTTTGTGATATTGGTAGGTCAAGGGTGGGGAATTGCAGGATTTGAGTTTCGAAGAGTTATGGATGCTCTGCTTGAATTGCCTTTTCATATATTTTCTATTGCTATTATTATGACTTGTATGCTTGTTAACGTTTGTTATCGTCTGATTAACTATCTAAATTAATAATACATCACCAATTATGCAATCTAActctaaataacaatataaaacacGATTAGTGTTGTATAACTAATTTTTAATGGTGTACAAAACACCTTTAAAAAATCTTGACCTCTTTGCTATTAATACTCACCCTCCATATACATTGATTTGTATGGTATGTAGTATCAAAATCTAAATCTTTAGATTTGAGGATTATCGAACTCAAACTAAGGTTCATCTTCTTTGTTGTTTCTTAAAGCCACTTCAACAATTTATTTTCttcaaggtttatatatttatatttatttatatatttatatttatataatcataATTCTTTGTAAATCCAAAGGATACTTGTTTAAGATATAAGCACCTTTTCCCTTCATGAAAGACAACATTCCCTAGTCTATTAGTTGTGGTTTCACTATTGAATCATGTTGATAAAAAGAGAGCAACCCATAAGCTTATATGTACACATGTATTTCTTTTATTATTCAATTAGACACATGGGTTTTCAACTCAATAATCATCTCGTCAAACCCATGTTAATTGGACATCCCCTCCAATGATAGTCCGGCCATTTGATCAAACCTTATTTAGTATTAGCAAAATCTCCACTTGACCTAAGTAACTAAGTTGGCACACGTCATCATTAGGGACACTTTCATTACAAGGCTCGTGATCCAATCGAACCTTATCAAGTACCTGACTAACATCACATAAGAGAGACTTTCACTAATAAGTACTTTTGAGTTTTGACCCGTGCATTGTAGCGGAGACTTAGATACACTCATTTTTATATACATGATATAATTCTATATATTTGATAACATTTGATTTCATTGCCTTGTTCATATCAAAAGATCATCATCTTGCATCTTTCACTTAATCTGATTGACATAAGATGTGAGATGTGTAAGATTCAATACAAATTTAAATTATTACAAACAATATGGTTGATATCTTTTAAATTTGATTATGAATATGTGTAACTTAATTAGTAATAATTATGATCACCTCTCTTTCCTTGAGTTTTTAAACTTTTATCGTAGTTCATTGTTCTAGTCCTTATCAAGGTAGACTAATTTCACAAAGTTTTGAGGCTCTTGCATGATGTGTGCATATGCTTATAGAAGATCAAACCACATAACTTGTTCGTGTCAAAAAGCTAAATTATTACTCATtttactttatttaaataaaatatgcCGGAACCGAACAACAATAACATATCAAAACCATGCCGATCCTACTCTTAAAATGAAAGTGAGATAAAAATCTGAATCATCGTAGCTATGATGATTCCATTCCTTAGCTTGAATATCGATGAATCTGTTCCACTGCTATTCGAGTCTTCCCCTGAATCGTCCCTACAAAACCGATGTAAAGACAAGTAGTTAGACGGTGTTCTAGCATAAAGTACTAATCACATAACAAAAATGGTATTTTGCATTCCAGGAATAATATCAggaatatttttttaatttctctAGCTAGGAATAATAGACCAAAACAATTTTGTAAATTTATCTTATGATTGTGAAGAAAACAACTTTCCAATTAAAAATGGTAAGAAAGCTTACTCTTCCGCTTCAAATTCTGTAACTattcttccattaagatcttgaACAGGCCTTGCATTTTCTTGATATGTCTACAAGATTATAAAATGTAGAATCAAGCAAAACAATACATGGAAAACTATAAAATTTTGACACATATTAATCATGAGTACAACGATGAAACCGAATTGGGCTCTTTGTATTACAACACTTACCTTTTCAAGAGGTTCTTTTAGCAAATCAATTTGGTCCTTTGAAATTGACTTAACAGTTTCTGCAAGTGTCCAAATAACACCCTCCGAGCATGGAGGAGTTGTAAGAGAACCATAATACCTAAAATATTTTTTGTTGTCACTTGTACTTTTAGCTGCACTTATTTTCCCCAAATCATTCTCGTCATCGTCGCCAAGTCCTTTGATCTTGTCTTTGATCGTCTACATAAATTAAATCATCGATTGGAATCATACATTTGCTTTGTTAAAGAGATCTCTATAGTGGGAGGTGATCCGGTAAACCATCATTTTTAGCTATACACCACTAAATATGCATTCATGTATTGTACAATACATTACTTTAAAGCACATTATTACTTTAAAGCACATTTGGTGGTGTATGATAAAAAACGGTGGTGTACCGATGATAACCCAAATGTAGAAGAATAAATAGAGAGTCAATACATTTGCAAGAAAAGGATCAGCATCTCCAACTTCATAAAGAACGCCAACAACTGCCAATTGACCCGCATCATTCTTATGAACAAAATGTAGCTCCGCATCATACCTACACataaatatattttataccctttataCAAAACAAGTCCTAAAAAGAATAAAAGGTGATGACAACTATTGCACAAAACACATATACATACTGCTTCCCATCAATAGTGTGTTCTGAAGGAGTATGCCAATGACATTGAACTAGCTTATAAGTTGTACCGTTCACTTCTATGCCTCCGGCATCTCCGTCCCACTCCACCTTAAAGGGATACAAGATTTAGAAACATTAACAATATTACTAACAATGACGAATTGACGATAATAATGGTATCGTGGTGTAATAATCGAAAGGACCATTGTTCTAGCAGTATCGCGGTGTCCTTTCAACTATGAGATTGATGGTTTAAGTCATGATGGACAAATGTATATATATTCGTGATAGGTGTAAAATAATTACATAAATAGCGGTAAGCTTACCACGATAGCGTGACCTTTGTTTGCAATTTTCGCGGGAGCCGCTTTATAAGCCTTTTTCAAGTCAGTTGCTTGTTCCTTGACCTTTTTGGTATCGATATCTATCGGAGTTTGAGATTTGCCATTTGTGCAAGCTTTCCACTCAGCAGTAAGAGATCCCCATTTGTGTGGTCCTGCTGGCGACGCAGCGTCGTAGTTGTACTCATGCTCATCGGCTGCGTCCATTTAAAGTTTTAATAACAGAATAACATTAGGTGTCGAATGGTGATAGAGATGATAACCATAAATAACACACCACTTTTACAGTTTTACCGTTTTTGGTGTAGTTTCTTGTGTGTTCAAAATGACTAGAACAAAAGTCACCCTTAGAAACAATCTAGTGGTTATTTTACATATTAATTATGGTGTGTTACCGTAGATTACTATTAACTTCTACGATAAACATAGATAGAAAAATTGATACATATTGTGTCCATGCAGGGGCGGAACATATACAAGACAAAGAGGGGTATCCGCCCCGGCTCGATttgggaaaaaaaataaaaatttacagtaaatttttttttttactaaaatataAGTTTTTCAGTGTTTAACCCTCTTTCATTAGTTTCGCTCCATCTCaggtcgggttcaagttccgccactagtCTATATGTTGAGGCAACTATGTCAGCTGCTTCTATTTTTAGTGTAGTTATATGTTTAAGTTTGATGGTTTTAGTGTAGTTATATGGTAATTGATTAGTATATAAGTTGTGTTTGAACaagataaataaaaattaaatatatatatcgctTACCTGCTGCATTGCATATCACGATGAATGAAAGAGATGAAACGACGAAATAAGTGAATAAAAGAGGTGATAGATTCGGGTTTGTCATGGTTAATTGGGATGTAGACTCGAATGTGTACGAACGACTGTGTTTGTGAGTTATGAAGTTATGCAAGTGTGCATTTATGGATCTTTATATGCATGTAATAAGTATACGAATACCAAAATCGTAGAATACGGATTCAACAACTTGAATTATGTTTTTACTaaatttggtaaaaatttaattataactatTCAATACAACCGATGTTTTCTCTTTGAGTGACAGTGGCCTTATACATATGTAGAAGAAGAAAAGGTCAAGTACATACTCCATACTCTAAGGAGTGAATTTGCACATAACACCAAAAGTAGTAATCTTCtaaaaatttaaataataatatgagAACTAGCTAGAAAACCAACCTAGACACTTAACTAGTTGGACAATGGACATATATGTTACTTTAAGAAAAGGTCAGCTGGTCAGGTACAAACTCCAAACTCCAAGGAGTGAATTAGTTATTTTTAATGATTTAAATAATAAACCATCACTAGATAGTCCACTGGTTGGGACCCTGAATTCCTTGCAAGAGGTCTATCTTtttttaataatttaaataataatctgAGAACTAGCTAGAAAACCATCCTAGACACGGTTGGACATATACTGTATGTTATTTTAAGAAAAGGTCCAAGTACATATACATACTCCAAGACATATATTGGTAAATAAAATATTTAAGGTATAGGAGTCTCCTGGACCGAATGGCTGGTGAAACAAGATGTCGTTCGGGGACTTCCTCCTTTACTTATCTTGGTTTGCCGATGGGCGCTAATAAGAATTCAATTAAGAATTGGAGTATTCTTCGAGATGAATATGAAGAAACTGTCGAGGTAgaaagtgtaacatcccgcatttttccgtttactttttcgttttgttatttaaagtccgttatatgtttataacatccttcgttaatacgcgttttaaattatctcgtttaggtaattcacgcacccgattcaaagtggagggactaaacttgccaagaggccaaagatttgactaggtcaactagtcaaaccttcaacgtcatccattcattattccattttcttttctcttttcttttactactttcacaatttctctcaatcttcatctcaaagaatcatcatccatttcaaatctagcaagcttcaatccaaacaaattacatatttggaatccttgcaacttcctctttgattccataccgatttcattacatttgggtaactttctaaaatcactagatcttgtgttcttgatgtttttaagttataaagttgttaattagtgtctatggctcaagtctaacatgattatatgatttatatgctcgatctcgttgtttaaagtaactagcttgaatatgaactttggtgtgtttgatttgatgatttggttgcttgaatgttgttaaatgatataagtacatgtattaaatgtgttcctagtatcactagcttcaatttgatgtgtaggttgcttgagaaaactccataaacttgattagtgattttggtgaatttgggttaaggtttgataagcttgaaatgaatatttgatgcattgaatgccatgaattattgttagtaagtagttagttgtattgtatgcttgattatctacaaaatggcgtgttttatgtatgcattaaatgcccgaatcataaatgtgcacttgtaaaatttgaagcattaaatgtgtgcattgattgatcatttgatttgaaaagtcggttattgcaaataatgttttttgttggtgaaatgtattttgttgtgttctttgtcaaattacatttctaacgatataagatacgagttctaagtgttagcggtttgtgatttatgcttgaaagagtttcgatttgagacttggacatttgagactgaccaggtaccagcacacgttaaatgccgcggcgcgacctaaggcgtgtccaggttctgacctacatggtcaaaatatgaaaaatgtttggcacgctatggatctccgattcacatgtaacttgttctaacatgcttatatatgaataaaaacctcagaaaaatagttcgagacccgacccgaacgtgttgactttttcgttgactttgaccgactaaagttgacttttaatcaaacttaaccaaatgtttgtgcaatcattctaacatgcttttatacttgtaccttacatgaaacatgacaatttgattcacatgctattatgatcgagtcttaacgagccataggactacttgaacactttgacctatcgtgtttaccgttattgatacaaacctatttgtttaggtcaagactagcattcgttcttgcacacgtatacttgttgaagtacttttacatacgtgcactcaaggtgagatcatagtcccacttttactcttttgaacttacatttgggatgagaaaacataaacgtttctttttactaagtgaacacaagtacaggaagacaaacattctacatacgagtttgaacaaaaatcctcaattcgattatcattagttacacttgccgggtgtaagcgagaacttatgttatatggccatatgggtttgacaaaccctcattcaaacggttcgctaccgtttacgaatgaaatatattttcgagaaacagtgtatgttctaacactattgtgatggggttctatgaaaggaatgttaagcattgataattgggtgctcgtgaaacaaacttttgaaatgtattactattatatcaatgttacaaatcttgtggttcacttgtacttacttacttaaacctatgatttcaccaacgttttcgttgacagatttttatgtttttctcaggtccttgaacgttttgtgatacatgcttccgctcattacttttgatacttgcttggatgtcgagtatatacatgcatacatggagcatcttttggctacttttaaatcatgtcgcatagatttcaattgtacttataactttgtaacgtaacttttggatgaacgattcttgtaaacttgggaacaaatcttaacttttgaaatgaatgcgacatattttcggtcaaacgtcattttaaagacttatgaccacgtaataggacctaagtagtcggcgccgtcaatgacgattttgccgggtcgctacagaAAGCTAACATGCTGTCTATTGGAGTTGTTTAACTCTAATAAAATCAGCCCTCTCTAGCTTGGTTATTTTTTATTTATCGATCTTTAAGTGTTCCGAAGGTGTCCTTAAAGAGTTCAAGAGCATTTGGTCTAGATTTTTTTGGTGAGGTGATGGTTCTTCTCGAAAGATTGCTTGTTTAAAATGGAGAACGTCTTGAACTCTTTTTATAAGGAAGGTCTTAATGTAAGTTTGAAGGCGTTTAACTTGGCGTTACTTCAAAAATGGATATGGTGTTTTCACACTAACCCTTGTACTTTATGGGCGCGTGTGATTGTTGGGATTAATGTGATTTAGCGAAAGAGAGAGGATAGATCACACGAGAATGTGATAATAGATATAGACTTTCAACATATTTGTGTTTCAACATCCAACCCCTGGACCTAATGGACAAACTCAAACCACATAGGTATCTCTATATTACGTTGTGTCAGCAGAGTTGAATTTTGTTACAATTCTAATTTGACTAGCACATGCTTTAGTCGTGATGATACTCAAAACCGTTTTATAATCATACTCTACATCCTTCAAATAGACCACCAGTAACTTCAATTACACTTATGAAAGCCCCTATTTTGTTCTCTTTTTATCAGACACAATACGACAAACACTACACCAATTGCTCAAATTATATAGGTAGCAACAAGCAGTAACCTTTCTTGTACTTGTACAACACCTTCATTGCCTCAACCAATTAAGAAAGAACTGGAATACAAATGGAGCAAGAGTTGCAAATAATGCATCGAGTGAAAAATCGCGGTGAGGGGTTCAACGCAAGACCTATCTTATCTTGCTTCTTAAGTCCCTATTTCACCATATATATGTGTATACAACTCCAGTAACTCTAACTTTTAATCCCCGGGTAACGTAATTCATTGATAGAAGGATACTCATTTAGCTGGTTGGGACCAGCAGAGTCATGTATAAATCAACCACATTCGACTGCAACTCGATTCTGTTTTTAATTAACG includes these proteins:
- the LOC139852922 gene encoding S-formylglutathione hydrolase; this translates as MENNTKPTEISSSKMFEGFNKRYKHYSPILGCSMNFHIFFPPSTSPSQKFPVLYWLSGLTCTDENFIIKSGAQRVASTEGIALVVPDTSPRGLNVEGEADSYDFGVGAGFYLNATVEKWKNWQMYDYVVNELPKLLNDNFPELDTSRASISGHSMGGHGALTIYLKNLDKYKSVSAFAPIANPINCPWGQKAFTNYLGDDKTAWEEYDATCLISKFNDVAATILIDQGADDKFLHENQLLPNKFDEACRNVKAPLLLRMQPGYDHSYYFISSFIDDHIRHHAQALNL
- the LOC139853961 gene encoding alpha carbonic anhydrase 4-like, which produces MTNPNLSPLLFTYFVVSSLSFIVICNAAADEHEYNYDAASPAGPHKWGSLTAEWKACTNGKSQTPIDIDTKKVKEQATDLKKAYKAAPAKIANKGHAIVVEWDGDAGGIEVNGTTYKLVQCHWHTPSEHTIDGKQYDAELHFVHKNDAGQLAVVGVLYEVGDADPFLANTIKDKIKGLGDDDENDLGKISAAKSTSDNKKYFRYYGSLTTPPCSEGVIWTLAETVKSISKDQIDLLKEPLEKTYQENARPVQDLNGRIVTEFEAEE